In Symmachiella dynata, the following are encoded in one genomic region:
- a CDS encoding nitrilase-related carbon-nitrogen hydrolase yields the protein MLLFRRLILPSICLFTLTVASATARADHDGKLQILLMGDSTCIGSICRKTDPNAHHLEDVIRDLLKADNDIPATNVINQGRDGEFVHGLLTSGRYDRDIKPLPGLDYVLIRYGLNDRGKRKDFAKNFPNDLRELMARLRQDHPGAELILMPTFPYFRDQRDEDINTIVRAVAESENVPLLDVHERFAAELKAAGPQALTYRRVPLKNVPERFHLLIRPAIYDQQVIAMGNRYDAHLKDVPGWFSDRHPNLAGYHVIGDETAKFLAPLIKKRLAEKNAASTSDQPTVRVAGIVLKWIRTEKETNYQRAEALIREAAAGGAKIVVTTESFLDGYAIADKSIPLPRYRALGEPIPDGEYFKKLAALADELDIHLVAGMMEADGDKRYNTAVFINPEGELVGKYRKQKLQHELVRNTPGDRSLVFDSPFGKTGLMICADRTEQSIVGRFNENGAEFLICPSGGMFGPRRNDPIVQSRSRQNGKYIVFVHPAEFLVTAPDGTIKSRTILGDRLLIPKEEIDGPLDQNRVFYFELPVSAVPGP from the coding sequence ATGCTGTTATTCCGTCGCCTCATTCTGCCCAGTATTTGTCTATTCACCCTCACCGTCGCATCCGCCACCGCCCGCGCCGATCATGACGGCAAACTACAAATCTTGTTGATGGGCGATAGCACTTGCATTGGCAGTATCTGTCGCAAAACCGATCCCAACGCACATCACCTGGAAGATGTCATTCGCGATTTGCTCAAAGCGGACAATGATATCCCCGCCACAAATGTGATCAACCAAGGTCGCGACGGCGAGTTTGTCCACGGACTCCTCACATCGGGACGGTATGACCGCGACATTAAGCCGTTGCCCGGACTCGATTATGTGCTGATTCGTTACGGGCTCAACGACCGTGGCAAGCGCAAGGACTTTGCCAAGAATTTTCCCAACGATCTACGCGAGCTGATGGCACGGTTACGTCAGGATCATCCCGGCGCTGAACTAATCCTGATGCCGACGTTTCCCTATTTCCGCGATCAGCGCGACGAGGACATCAATACCATTGTCCGCGCGGTGGCTGAAAGTGAAAACGTTCCATTGTTGGATGTCCACGAGCGGTTTGCCGCTGAGCTGAAAGCAGCCGGCCCACAGGCCCTCACCTATCGCCGCGTTCCACTCAAAAATGTTCCGGAGAGATTTCATCTGCTCATCCGCCCAGCGATCTACGACCAGCAAGTGATTGCGATGGGCAATCGCTACGATGCACACCTCAAAGACGTCCCCGGCTGGTTCAGCGACCGGCACCCCAATCTGGCCGGTTATCATGTCATTGGCGATGAAACAGCCAAGTTCTTAGCTCCGCTGATCAAAAAACGTCTCGCCGAAAAAAATGCCGCTTCCACAAGCGATCAACCGACGGTTCGCGTCGCAGGGATCGTGCTCAAATGGATTCGCACCGAGAAGGAAACCAATTACCAACGGGCCGAGGCATTGATTCGCGAAGCAGCCGCCGGCGGCGCGAAGATTGTCGTCACCACCGAGTCGTTTCTGGATGGTTACGCCATCGCCGACAAATCAATTCCGCTCCCCCGATACCGCGCACTGGGCGAACCGATTCCCGATGGCGAATACTTCAAAAAATTAGCGGCACTGGCGGACGAATTGGATATTCATCTCGTCGCCGGCATGATGGAAGCCGACGGCGACAAACGGTACAACACGGCTGTGTTCATCAATCCCGAAGGTGAACTGGTAGGAAAATACCGCAAGCAAAAACTGCAACACGAATTGGTCCGCAACACTCCCGGCGATCGGTCGTTGGTGTTCGATTCCCCCTTCGGCAAAACCGGCCTGATGATCTGCGCTGACCGAACGGAACAATCCATCGTCGGCCGCTTCAATGAGAACGGCGCGGAGTTTTTGATCTGCCCCTCCGGCGGCATGTTCGGCCCCCGGCGAAACGACCCGATCGTGCAAAGCCGTTCACGACAAAACGGCAAATACATCGTCTTCGTGCATCCCGCAGAATTTTTAGTCACCGCCCCCGACGGCACAATCAAAAGCCGCACAATCCTGGGCGACCGGTTATTGATCCCCAAAGAAGAAATCGACGGCCCGTTGGATCAAAACCGCGTGTTTTATTTTGAATTACCGGTGTCGGCCGTGCCCGGTCCGTAA
- the pbfA gene encoding aspartate aminotransferase family protein gives MNTPNDDHLRTEGDVNFSAVRQEWQAGHLNEKTRSILDADARAFLHQSLSTPCLNALEGCEGIYLIDSAGRRIMDFHGNSAHQVGYGHPRVVQAVKDQLDQLPFCPRRYTNEPSIQLADKLAEMAPGDLSKVLFAPAGTAAIGIALKLARYATRRHKTISMWGSFHGASLDAISVGGEALFRDGLGPLLPGSLHVPWPHEEQDAAEIERLMDQEGDIGAVIAEPMRCTTVDAPSAAYWRRVRTLCDAHGALLIFDEIPLGLGRTGRFFCCEHFGVTPDVLVIGKGLGGGVMPLAATIARADLDIAPDRALGHYTHEKSPLAAAAALATIDVIEQENLVARAHALGQHAASRLRHLQQQVPLISDVRVLGLAIGVELSRGGGKANAEAERAMYECLTRGLSFKVSDGNVLTLMPPLVISKAELDAALDIVGEVLRAL, from the coding sequence ATGAATACACCGAACGATGATCACTTGCGGACCGAAGGGGACGTGAATTTTTCCGCCGTGCGACAGGAATGGCAGGCGGGGCATCTGAATGAGAAAACCCGATCCATTTTGGATGCGGATGCGCGGGCCTTTCTGCACCAATCGCTCTCCACTCCTTGCCTGAATGCGCTGGAGGGTTGTGAAGGCATTTATCTGATCGACAGTGCTGGTCGGCGGATTATGGACTTTCATGGCAATAGCGCTCATCAAGTTGGTTACGGTCACCCGCGCGTTGTGCAGGCGGTCAAGGATCAACTGGATCAATTACCGTTTTGCCCGCGACGGTACACGAACGAACCATCCATTCAACTGGCGGATAAATTGGCGGAAATGGCGCCGGGTGATTTGAGTAAAGTCCTCTTTGCCCCCGCCGGGACCGCTGCGATCGGCATCGCTTTGAAACTGGCACGTTATGCGACCCGGCGACACAAGACGATTTCGATGTGGGGTTCGTTTCATGGAGCCTCGTTGGATGCGATTTCCGTGGGCGGCGAAGCGCTGTTCCGTGACGGGCTTGGGCCGCTGTTGCCCGGCAGCTTGCACGTCCCTTGGCCGCACGAGGAACAAGACGCGGCAGAGATCGAACGATTGATGGACCAAGAAGGGGACATCGGCGCGGTGATTGCCGAACCGATGCGGTGCACAACCGTCGATGCCCCGTCGGCCGCTTATTGGCGGCGGGTCCGCACGTTGTGTGATGCGCATGGCGCGCTGTTGATCTTCGATGAAATCCCACTCGGACTGGGACGGACAGGGCGATTCTTTTGTTGCGAGCATTTTGGAGTCACGCCCGATGTGTTGGTGATCGGCAAGGGGCTAGGTGGAGGGGTGATGCCGTTGGCGGCCACGATTGCTCGCGCTGATTTGGATATTGCCCCTGATCGCGCCTTGGGGCATTACACGCACGAAAAAAGCCCGTTGGCCGCAGCCGCGGCGCTGGCCACGATTGACGTTATCGAACAAGAAAACCTCGTCGCCCGTGCCCATGCATTAGGACAACACGCGGCTAGTCGTTTGCGTCACCTGCAACAACAAGTTCCCCTGATCAGCGACGTGCGGGTGCTTGGGTTGGCGATCGGGGTTGAATTGTCCCGCGGTGGTGGCAAAGCGAATGCCGAAGCGGAGCGGGCGATGTATGAGTGTTTGACGCGGGGCTTGAGTTTCAAAGTCTCTGACGGCAATGTGCTGACTTTGATGCCTCCGTTGGTGATCAGCAAGGCGGAGTTGGATGCTGCGTTGGATATTGTTGGAGAGGTGTTGCGTGCCTTGTAG
- a CDS encoding 2-phosphosulfolactate phosphatase, with protein MDTPTANTALPFSVHLLPQMLDQDLLTGSVAVVIDLLRASTTITTALDVGAEAVVPCATVDAARQLATQLADKEILLGGERQGTMIAGFDLDNSPAKYTAERIAGKTIIFTTTNGTAAIDAVAAAERIVIGCFANLNALLDVLIRDGRPVRFICAGTNGEVTVEDALCAGAIATALWTQHSRPEIKDDQTTLAMSLWESAGKDAETFLSTLRNSYGGRNLRQLGLDSDIVIASHWDTHPIVPELSTTNHTLYPATNTHKNAPVFLPPPNPIPPSPSGRGAGGEGFRKTNSLP; from the coding sequence ATGGATACTCCCACCGCCAATACAGCGCTCCCGTTCTCCGTCCACCTCTTGCCGCAGATGCTCGACCAAGATTTGCTCACAGGATCTGTCGCCGTCGTGATCGACTTGTTACGGGCGTCGACGACGATTACCACCGCACTTGACGTCGGCGCTGAAGCAGTCGTTCCTTGCGCGACCGTCGACGCTGCTCGGCAACTGGCGACACAACTCGCTGACAAGGAAATCCTACTAGGAGGCGAGCGGCAGGGGACGATGATCGCAGGTTTCGATTTAGACAATTCCCCCGCAAAATACACGGCTGAGCGAATTGCCGGTAAGACGATCATCTTCACCACCACCAACGGGACCGCGGCAATCGACGCCGTTGCTGCTGCCGAGCGCATTGTGATTGGGTGTTTCGCGAATCTCAATGCGCTACTCGACGTATTGATTCGCGACGGACGCCCGGTGCGTTTCATCTGCGCCGGCACAAACGGCGAGGTCACCGTCGAAGACGCCCTCTGCGCCGGAGCCATCGCCACCGCACTGTGGACGCAGCATAGTCGTCCAGAAATCAAAGACGACCAAACCACGCTAGCCATGTCACTGTGGGAATCAGCCGGAAAAGATGCCGAGACATTTTTAAGCACATTGCGCAATAGCTACGGCGGCCGTAATCTCCGCCAACTCGGACTCGACTCGGATATCGTGATCGCCTCGCACTGGGACACACACCCCATAGTCCCGGAACTGTCCACCACCAACCACACGCTCTATCCAGCCACCAACACCCATAAGAACGCCCCGGTGTTCTTGCCACCCCCCAATCCTATACCCCCCTCTCCCTCTGGGAGAGGGGCCGGGGGTGAGGGTTTTCGCAAAACCAACAGCCTCCCCTGA
- a CDS encoding sigma-70 family RNA polymerase sigma factor — translation MWPDSDQTQELLRGAQQGDSAAVGQLLDRHREALRQMVRLRLDRKLAQRVDASDVVQDVLLEASRRLTRYLDDPKMPFHLWLRHLAKDHMIDAHRKHRVAERRSVDREQPMHRLGTGDQSSLDLAAQLRDQELTPAAATIRRELQERFLAALDELDEDDREIMLMRHIEQLSNSEVAQALDLSQPAAGMRYVRALRRLRTVLGGS, via the coding sequence ATGTGGCCCGATTCCGACCAAACACAAGAACTGCTGCGCGGCGCCCAACAAGGTGATTCCGCTGCCGTGGGGCAATTGCTGGATCGGCATCGCGAGGCGCTACGGCAGATGGTTCGCCTGCGGTTGGATCGCAAGTTAGCGCAGCGCGTCGATGCCAGCGACGTCGTACAGGATGTGCTGTTGGAAGCTAGTCGCCGGCTAACACGTTATCTGGACGACCCCAAGATGCCCTTTCACCTTTGGCTGCGGCATCTGGCCAAGGACCACATGATCGACGCGCATCGCAAACACCGCGTCGCCGAGCGGCGCAGCGTCGACCGCGAACAACCCATGCACCGCCTGGGGACGGGCGATCAATCGAGCCTCGATCTGGCCGCCCAATTACGAGACCAAGAACTCACCCCGGCCGCCGCCACAATTCGACGGGAATTGCAGGAGCGCTTCTTGGCCGCCCTGGATGAGTTAGACGAAGATGACCGTGAGATCATGTTGATGCGGCATATCGAACAACTTTCCAACAGCGAAGTCGCGCAGGCACTGGACCTCAGCCAACCAGCCGCCGGAATGCGGTACGTACGCGCCTTGCGGCGACTCCGCACGGTGTTGGGAGGCAGCTAA
- a CDS encoding radical SAM protein codes for MYLRMAKRALFETDKRLLWKLMYNMGFKGLRSVYKFKQRLKRGEYFPPFLYVSIINSCNLRCQGCWVDVAAKQQTIDLTAMNRLITEAKEVGNSFFGIVGGEPFMHPELFDILEQHPDCYFQVFTNGQFITDEKAKRLRKLGNVTPLISVEGTEIVSDERRGRKDVLSKTMQGIENCVNNKLLTGVCTSVCQTNIDDLVTDAWVDRLIEMGVMYTWYHVYRPMGPDPEPDMALTPEQQTRIRKFVVETRATKPIGVIDAYYDGEGRALCPAATGISHHINPWGDIEPCPIVQFSKESIHDERHIRDVFRESDFLQDFRQLAASSTRGCIVLERPDLLEELVVLHGAKDATVRQTALAELQAMENRTSQYNPAVEIPEKNLIYRLVKRFCFNDFGAYDAPVNPLPSANKESMVTADH; via the coding sequence ATGTACCTGCGAATGGCCAAACGCGCCTTGTTCGAAACCGACAAGCGGCTGTTGTGGAAACTCATGTACAACATGGGTTTTAAAGGACTGCGCAGCGTCTACAAATTTAAACAGCGGCTCAAACGGGGCGAATATTTTCCGCCATTCTTGTACGTCTCGATCATCAACAGTTGCAACCTCCGCTGCCAAGGCTGTTGGGTCGACGTGGCTGCCAAACAGCAGACCATCGATCTGACGGCTATGAACCGGCTAATCACCGAAGCCAAAGAGGTCGGCAACAGCTTTTTCGGCATCGTCGGCGGCGAACCGTTCATGCATCCGGAATTGTTCGACATCCTCGAGCAACATCCCGATTGCTATTTCCAAGTCTTCACCAACGGCCAATTCATCACCGATGAAAAAGCAAAGCGGCTTCGCAAACTGGGCAATGTCACGCCGCTGATCAGCGTCGAGGGAACAGAAATCGTCAGCGACGAACGCCGCGGCCGCAAAGACGTGCTCAGCAAGACGATGCAGGGCATTGAAAACTGTGTGAACAACAAACTGCTCACCGGCGTTTGCACCTCCGTCTGCCAAACCAACATCGATGACTTAGTGACCGACGCATGGGTCGACCGACTCATCGAGATGGGTGTGATGTACACCTGGTATCACGTCTATCGCCCGATGGGTCCCGATCCCGAACCGGATATGGCGCTCACGCCCGAACAACAAACCCGCATTCGCAAATTCGTGGTCGAGACGCGGGCGACAAAACCGATTGGCGTCATCGATGCCTATTACGACGGAGAAGGCCGCGCGCTCTGCCCGGCGGCAACCGGGATCAGCCACCACATCAATCCCTGGGGCGATATCGAACCCTGTCCGATCGTGCAGTTTTCCAAAGAATCGATCCACGACGAGCGGCACATTCGGGACGTCTTCCGCGAATCGGATTTCCTACAGGATTTCCGCCAACTCGCCGCCTCATCGACGCGCGGTTGTATCGTACTGGAGCGGCCCGACTTGTTGGAGGAATTAGTCGTCCTACATGGCGCCAAGGATGCCACTGTCCGGCAAACCGCGCTGGCAGAATTGCAGGCGATGGAAAACCGCACCTCACAGTACAATCCCGCCGTTGAGATTCCAGAGAAAAACCTAATCTATCGTTTGGTCAAGCGTTTCTGTTTCAACGATTTCGGCGCCTACGACGCCCCCGTCAATCCGCTCCCCTCGGCAAACAAAGAATCAATGGTCACCGCCGACCATTAA
- a CDS encoding calcium-binding protein, whose product MTLPNKRKMKFEALEDRRLMAADIDLDDGVLEIEGTNEDDTIEISYTYDDGEIDEVLVVIRDADGDVIEDRDYDFDDVDSIVVDAKDGNDTVINNTDISMTADGGAGNDTIFGGSQSDNLYGGTGNDSLVGNNGNDFIDGQAGNDTVRGGNGNDNLYGSDGDDRIYGDNDNDNMYGGNGNDRMYGGNGNDNMRGEAGSDVMYGGNNNDTVDGGAGNDYLYGDAGNDRIYGRDGNDYMRGGTGNDSMYGHDGADRIYGDSGVDWMYGGNDNDRLYGGNDRDYMYGQDGNDYMLGQAGNDYMRGGDGVDSLWGQDGDDSIYGDNGNDQLVGNDGNDYVRGGNGDDRMWGSNGEDRLYGDAGNDAMYGGNDDDDLYGGTGRDTLSGQAGDDYLDGGYDPVGGVYDSIYGGSGSDVFVRHYKPLGTSGYWLLQQYLYGFNSAEGDTTQNVFHS is encoded by the coding sequence ATGACTCTCCCAAACAAACGCAAAATGAAATTCGAAGCACTGGAAGACCGCCGGTTGATGGCGGCGGACATCGATCTTGATGATGGTGTACTCGAAATCGAGGGCACCAACGAAGACGACACGATTGAAATCTCTTATACCTATGACGATGGCGAAATCGATGAAGTCCTCGTCGTCATCCGCGATGCCGACGGTGATGTCATTGAAGACCGCGACTACGACTTCGACGACGTCGACTCGATTGTCGTCGATGCCAAAGATGGTAACGACACCGTCATCAACAACACCGACATCAGCATGACGGCCGATGGTGGAGCCGGAAATGACACGATCTTCGGTGGATCACAATCCGACAATTTGTACGGTGGAACCGGCAACGATTCGTTGGTGGGCAACAACGGCAACGACTTCATCGACGGCCAAGCGGGTAACGACACCGTTCGCGGCGGAAACGGTAACGACAATCTTTACGGTAGCGACGGCGACGATCGCATCTACGGCGACAACGACAATGACAATATGTATGGTGGGAACGGTAACGACCGCATGTATGGCGGAAACGGAAACGACAATATGCGTGGCGAAGCCGGCAGCGACGTGATGTACGGTGGAAATAACAACGACACCGTCGACGGTGGCGCTGGGAATGACTATCTGTACGGCGATGCCGGAAACGACCGCATCTATGGCCGTGACGGAAACGACTATATGCGAGGCGGAACGGGCAACGACTCGATGTACGGTCATGATGGCGCCGATCGCATCTATGGCGATTCCGGGGTCGATTGGATGTACGGTGGCAATGACAACGATCGTCTGTATGGCGGAAACGACCGCGACTACATGTACGGCCAAGACGGTAATGACTACATGCTGGGCCAAGCCGGCAACGACTACATGCGGGGCGGCGATGGAGTCGACTCACTGTGGGGCCAAGACGGCGACGATTCGATCTACGGTGATAATGGAAACGATCAACTCGTCGGCAACGACGGCAACGACTACGTCCGCGGTGGAAACGGTGACGACCGCATGTGGGGTTCGAATGGTGAGGACCGCCTCTATGGCGACGCCGGAAATGACGCCATGTACGGCGGAAACGACGACGATGACCTCTACGGCGGAACCGGCCGGGACACACTGTCCGGTCAAGCCGGCGACGACTACCTCGATGGTGGTTACGATCCCGTCGGAGGCGTGTACGACTCGATTTACGGTGGTAGCGGTTCAGACGTCTTCGTCCGCCACTACAAGCCGCTGGGAACCTCCGGTTACTGGTTGCTGCAACAATACCTCTACGGCTTCAACAGTGCCGAAGGGGACACGACCCAGAACGTATTCCACTCGTAA
- the def gene encoding peptide deformylase, translated as MEIVKYPHPALRWKSSPVQAINAELRSTVREMFELMYEANGIGLAANQVALPIRLFVLNLLADPAEKEEEYVFINPEIIRRKGNQEAEEGCLSMPNLYGDVRRAGEIVVQAYGLDGQGFELTVDELASRAIQHETDHLDGVLFTDRMTEAARREIDPMLTDFETLFRRQQEQGKFPSDAEIQQQLQERTP; from the coding sequence ATGGAAATTGTTAAGTATCCGCATCCTGCATTGCGGTGGAAATCATCGCCCGTTCAGGCCATCAACGCCGAATTGCGGTCTACGGTCCGCGAGATGTTCGAGTTGATGTATGAAGCCAACGGCATCGGATTGGCCGCCAATCAAGTGGCGCTGCCGATACGGCTGTTCGTGCTGAATCTCCTGGCCGATCCGGCGGAGAAGGAAGAAGAATACGTCTTCATCAATCCGGAAATCATCCGCCGCAAGGGAAACCAGGAAGCCGAAGAAGGCTGCCTGAGCATGCCCAATCTTTATGGCGATGTCCGCCGCGCTGGAGAAATTGTGGTCCAAGCGTACGGTTTGGACGGGCAAGGCTTTGAACTGACCGTTGACGAGTTGGCCAGCCGCGCGATTCAGCACGAAACGGATCATCTCGATGGGGTCCTGTTCACCGACCGCATGACCGAAGCAGCCCGACGCGAAATCGATCCGATGTTGACTGATTTTGAAACGCTGTTCCGTCGCCAACAGGAACAGGGAAAATTCCCGTCTGACGCTGAAATCCAGCAGCAACTCCAGGAACGGACTCCGTAA
- the fmt gene encoding methionyl-tRNA formyltransferase, with translation MTRLRLAMMGTGAFAVPTFAGLYDTPHDVVALYTQPARTGRGHHKHVRNPMVELAEAHDTPVLRPAKVNTPESLDEMAELQLDLLVVAAYGQILSAKLLDTPRLGAVNVHASLLPKYRGAAPVNYAILRGETETGVTIFQIEPSLDSGPILGMESLTIGTEETAGELEPRLAQLSVPLAQRVISELAAGTTNPLVQDEATATLAPKMKKEQGAIDWTRSADEVDWHIRAMQPWPKPFTFWHRSEGKPLRLVVPHVRKIDARSAELPGTVLENDEGGLWIQTGSDVVEIVEIQPEGKRAMSADDFLRGHSVPAGERFGPLE, from the coding sequence ATGACAAGGTTACGATTGGCCATGATGGGAACAGGCGCATTTGCGGTTCCCACCTTCGCAGGCTTATACGACACGCCGCACGACGTTGTGGCGCTCTACACACAACCCGCGCGCACCGGTCGCGGGCATCATAAACACGTGCGCAATCCAATGGTCGAACTGGCTGAAGCGCACGATACCCCAGTCCTGCGACCGGCAAAAGTCAACACACCTGAGTCGTTGGACGAGATGGCCGAGTTGCAGCTCGATCTGTTGGTCGTGGCGGCGTATGGACAAATCCTCTCGGCTAAGCTGTTAGACACCCCACGACTTGGCGCGGTGAATGTGCATGCCTCGCTACTACCGAAATACCGCGGCGCTGCTCCGGTGAACTATGCGATTCTTAGAGGCGAAACGGAAACGGGTGTGACGATTTTCCAGATCGAACCGAGCCTCGACTCCGGACCGATCTTGGGAATGGAGTCGCTGACGATCGGCACGGAAGAAACGGCCGGGGAATTGGAACCGCGACTCGCGCAACTCAGCGTGCCGTTGGCTCAGCGCGTCATCAGCGAATTGGCGGCCGGCACCACGAATCCGCTTGTCCAAGACGAAGCCACTGCGACGTTAGCGCCAAAGATGAAAAAAGAGCAGGGAGCGATTGACTGGACGCGTTCGGCTGACGAAGTCGACTGGCACATTCGCGCCATGCAACCTTGGCCCAAGCCGTTCACGTTTTGGCATCGCTCTGAAGGAAAACCGCTGCGGTTGGTCGTGCCGCATGTTCGCAAAATCGACGCCCGCTCAGCCGAATTGCCAGGCACAGTCCTGGAAAACGACGAAGGCGGATTGTGGATTCAAACCGGAAGTGACGTGGTAGAGATTGTGGAAATCCAGCCCGAGGGCAAACGTGCCATGTCCGCCGACGATTTTCTCCGCGGCCACAGCGTCCCCGCCGGCGAGCGTTTCGGGCCGCTGGAGTAA
- a CDS encoding sodium:proton antiporter, producing the protein MEITAVPGGQQELTRRWVVGAIVGMAICYGLWQFQSVATVTAVHHGVEAAHDATAAHAEHATHEAPPPAAYSIIPFAGLLLCIALLPLFHFSEEWWEHNHNRLLVAVGCGALTLLYFAFIYGHGVLDHTSHEMSAPGWGAALTVLKNAMLVEYIPFIVLLFSLYVISGGIAIEGHLVGRPKLNTGFIAVGALMASLIGTTGAAMLMIRPLLKANANRKYVVHTVVFFIFAACNTGGCLLPIGDPPLFLGFLRGVDFFWTLKLWPQWLAMNGSLLVVYYLWDTWRFRHEDRSAVETRPERPQPFAIRGGINFLWLFGVIFCVALLDPSKAVPGTHYHAPVYFREIVMLALTGLSLLSTSAAIRKQNSFNYDAIVEVAALFIGIFICMQAPIQILHTYGPSLGIDKSWQFYWGTGLLSSFLDNAPTYVVFFETAKTIPTDATTVAGVAEPSLIAISLGAVFMGAMTYIGNGPNFMVKSIAEKNNVRMPSFFGYMAYSCAVLFPLSLLLTWVFLV; encoded by the coding sequence ATGGAAATCACCGCAGTCCCGGGTGGACAACAAGAACTCACCCGACGTTGGGTCGTAGGTGCCATTGTCGGTATGGCGATTTGCTATGGCCTGTGGCAGTTTCAATCGGTCGCAACCGTAACCGCGGTGCATCATGGGGTGGAAGCGGCACACGACGCGACCGCCGCTCATGCGGAGCACGCCACGCATGAAGCACCCCCGCCGGCTGCCTATAGCATCATTCCGTTCGCCGGTTTGTTACTGTGCATCGCCCTGTTGCCGTTGTTTCATTTCTCCGAAGAGTGGTGGGAACACAATCACAATCGCCTGTTGGTCGCTGTGGGCTGCGGGGCGCTGACACTGTTGTATTTTGCGTTTATCTATGGCCACGGTGTGTTGGATCACACCTCGCATGAGATGTCCGCCCCCGGTTGGGGTGCGGCGCTCACAGTACTGAAAAACGCGATGCTTGTGGAATACATCCCGTTCATCGTCTTGCTGTTCAGCCTGTATGTCATCAGCGGCGGCATCGCCATCGAGGGACATCTGGTCGGACGCCCGAAGTTGAATACCGGCTTTATTGCCGTCGGCGCTTTGATGGCCAGTCTGATCGGGACCACCGGTGCTGCCATGTTAATGATCCGCCCGCTGCTCAAAGCCAATGCCAACCGCAAATACGTGGTGCATACCGTCGTCTTTTTCATCTTCGCTGCATGTAACACCGGCGGCTGCCTGTTACCGATTGGTGATCCGCCGTTGTTTTTAGGATTCTTGCGCGGCGTAGATTTCTTTTGGACACTCAAGCTATGGCCGCAATGGTTGGCCATGAACGGCTCTCTGCTGGTCGTGTATTATCTTTGGGACACATGGCGGTTCCGTCATGAAGATCGCTCCGCCGTGGAAACCCGTCCCGAGCGTCCGCAGCCATTCGCCATTCGAGGCGGAATCAATTTCCTGTGGTTGTTTGGCGTCATCTTCTGCGTCGCACTGCTCGATCCGTCGAAAGCGGTCCCCGGCACGCACTATCACGCACCGGTTTATTTTCGCGAAATCGTCATGCTGGCGCTGACCGGTCTATCGTTGCTCTCAACATCGGCAGCGATTCGGAAACAAAACTCGTTCAACTACGACGCCATCGTCGAAGTGGCGGCGCTGTTCATTGGTATTTTCATCTGCATGCAGGCGCCGATTCAGATTCTGCACACCTATGGTCCCTCCTTGGGCATCGACAAATCGTGGCAGTTCTATTGGGGGACCGGGTTGCTCTCCAGTTTCTTAGACAATGCCCCGACCTACGTCGTCTTCTTCGAAACAGCCAAGACAATCCCCACCGACGCCACCACCGTCGCAGGCGTGGCTGAGCCTTCGCTCATCGCCATCAGCCTCGGAGCGGTCTTCATGGGAGCCATGACCTACATCGGCAACGGACCGAACTTCATGGTCAAGTCGATCGCCGAAAAGAACAACGTCCGCATGCCCAGCTTCTTCGGCTACATGGCCTACAGTTGCGCGGTCCTGTTTCCGCTCTCGCTGTTGCTGACGTGGGTGTTTTTGGTTTAG